The DNA region AACTCTATCAAAAGGTAGGTTAATAGGTTGAAGGATGTAGCCAGAAGCCAAGGCTCTAGGGAAAGCCTAGAGATATGCAGACGGGCTACGGGTCATACGAAAGATTCACAGACGAGTCAATCTAAATAAGCCTAATGCGAGTTTAGAGACTACGAAGGGATGCCCTTAATGCGTACAGAGATTACCCAGGTAGCTTCCGTAATTGCCCGGATTAAAGATGAGAGCAATACATCAACTACACTATAAGCTCTAAGGCGGTTGAGAGTAAAGGATTGAAGTTCTAGGAGTCAAAGTTAGGATTCGTTAGCCTAACGTCCGTGTCAAGGATAGTATGATTCAGGAGCCCTGTGCGGTGAAAGTCGCACGCACGGTTTTGAAGCAGAGGGCAAGAAGGCGACTTCTTGCTCGACTGTAACGGTTTTTCAGGTTCAAACCTGAATCGCCTCCAAATATTCTGACAAGAAATCAATCAGATCCATCGATTCAGCGACAAAGCCCATAGCATCGCTAAATTTGGGCCCCTGAACCAGAGAGGAAAAATGAGCGATCGCCTCCTGTTGTTTGGCTTTGGCGAGATATTGGAGATATTTCAACAGATTTTTGCGGGCATTCTCCGCTTTATTGTCAGGACAATGCCCGGCATTGAGCCAGAGTAAGACCCGTTCGTTCAAACTGGCAAAGTCCTGAATTTCCAGGTCTTTGAGCTGTTTGGAATGCTTCGCAAATTGCAATAGAAGTTGCTCAGGACTCAGACCCCGTTGGGTAGCCAGGCTTTGGCGAAAGGTGATACTGGCGCGAGTCCCCACCATACCGGCAATCAGTTTGAAGTGAATGTCTTCCAGCTTTGGATGGTTGCGCACAAAATTCGCGACTTTCACCCAAGCGCGGCGATCGGGGGTTTTGACGAGTCCGGCGGTGGCGATCGCCGCATCTGCATCTGGATTGTCGCCATCGAGATAGTCCGGATGCTGTTGGATAAAGGTTAACACTCGCGCATCGATATTGCGATCGGAAGCCCAGAGTAGCCAATCTTCTACCGTCGGCGCAAACTCGTAGAGATTGAACCGCGACACCAGCGCCGGATCGAGTTCCGTCAGTTGATATTCTTCTCCCCCATTCACCGCAGCAATGACAATACTGCCAGGGGGTAGCGCTTTACCGGCTAACGTTTTGTTGAGGGTGAGGTCTTGAACGGCTTGCAAAATTTCGGGTCGGGCGCGGTTAAGCTCGTCTAGGAAGAGTACCACCGGGCGATCGGGTTCCGGCCACCAGTAGGGCGGTAAAAACACTGATCGCCCCGTTTTCTCGTCTTTGTGCAACAAGCCAATCAAATCCCCCGGATCGCTCATCTGACCCAGAAAGAAGGGGATAACAGGCAAGTTCTGGCGATCGCGGTAGAAATGGCTAATCATTTCCGATTTGCCAATCCCATGCTTGCCCACCAGGAGGATATTTTGCTCCGGTGGAGTCAGTTCCAGAACGTGATAGAGTTCCCTCGCATCAATACGAATCATTGTCTTCGACCTTTCACTACAAATCCTGATGACGAATCCAGCCAGAGCGGCCGTAGCCCCGCTTAAGACGAGTTGTAAAACGAACGCCGGTGTTGTAAGTCTCGCGCAGAGTCTGAATTGCGGTTCGCAATTTGGGTAGCACTTCCTTGAATTGGTTAAAGGGAATCAAAATAGCAAAATAGTCGTTGTTGTCAGACAGACGAATAATCAGCTTGAGCTTAACTGTATCGACTTCGGTGGCAAAGTCAAATTGATCTTCTTTGGCTATTTTACGCACCTGAGCCAAGATAGCTTGCACTTTCAAGTCTTTCTGTTTTTGGCGCTTGGCAGCCTGTGCTTTTTGCCGGTCAACCCTCTGGAAAAATGCTTGAATGAGGGCAACTATCTCACTGATGTCTGAAACGGGGGCAGGCGATCGCTCTCCCCCTAACTCTACCCAGAGCTGTTGCTCCGGACTCAAGAGTAAATGTAAATGGGTGTGATTTCGATACCAACGCTCGCTGGATTCTTCGAGCAAAATACAACAACAGAGGGTATTGCTGGGAGGCTGATCTGCACTCGATCCCCTTTGGAAACGATGGTAATGGTGACAGTTATCATGCCGCTCTGCACCAGCGAGAGGCTCAACTCGCGCCAATAAGTCTTCTGCTAGATCTTTAGCCTGTTCGGGATTAACGCTAAGGGGTTTTTGCCCGGATATATTCTCCCGGAGCAGTTTTTGCAAACTTCGTGATGTGATGGACATAAGATAAACGACCTTCTTTCACTCAGATTTGGCAATTTTGCGATCGCGAAGCGACTGGGCAGGAGTATCGCTACTAGCACACCCTCAATTATATCGACTGGCGATCGATCTCCGCTCAACATCCTCATTCCCAGTAGATGATAGCGATCGCCCCAACCCAACAAAGAAACCGGGTTTCTCCCATAACTTCCGACTCTCAACTACCATCTGGCTTGAGAAACCCGGTTTCTAGACCTCCCGCGATAAAACTTTAGTCAGAAAAGAACGCCCACCTCTTAGGAAGAAATACCCAACCTTTATCATGAATCAATTTTTGCTTTTCTGCTGGTGATAAAAGAACGAGGTATAAACTAGGGGGGACATCGCACACCTCAAATTGATAACCCGTCTTCGCGATCGTTGGATTAATTTGTCCAGCTAAAATCAACGGTTCATCTAGAGGATCTAGCGGAGTCAAATTATAGGGTTTACCATTCAAGCTAAAACCAATGGACTCTTGTCCTAACTCAATAATATTCTCTGGCATAAACTGGCCGCGAGAAATCTTAGATAAAGCTCCTAATGTTTCCATTAATACGGGTAAAGTATAGGGCGGAGGGAGTTCTCCATAGAAAAGCTGTGGGGTTATCCCAATAACTCGTTGGCTATCGAGTTTCAGGAGTTTCCAATCATTCTCCCAATCAAACAACTCTGCGACTCCACCTTGATAGAGTTCTATTTGTCTGCCAATAATTGCCATGGCTATAGATTCATCAGGAAGATCATGATATTCAGTAAAGAAACCGAGATCGCAGTAGTATCTTATTTTTTCCAGAAAACGAGTTTTAGTATTCATTGAATTTACAGGGAGAGATCGCCATGAATCTATTTACATTGATGTTTGCAATTAATCTTGTTTTCAGAAAAACCTATGATTCTCATTTATTGGACTATTTCAATAGAACATATAACTATAATATTCTTCATAACGGCGATAGTTCTAGTACCAACTTCTCCTGTCGTTGAAGATAAACGCATAATGTTCCCAACAGTTTTCAAATTCCCAGCCGTTTATAGGAATTATTTTTTGTTTCTCTTGTTCTGATATGAGAAGAATTAATAGATTGGAACGGCAGTTTGAATATGATTCAAATTGATACCCTGTTTCTGCAATAATTGGATTAATTTGACCAGCTAAAGTTAATGGATTGTCTGGAGCATCTTCTATGACAAGACTACAAATTTTGCTATTTAAATTAAATTGAATTATCTCTTTGTCTATCTCTACAATATTCTGAGGTCTAAACTTGCCACGGGAAATTCTAGATAAATCTGCCAATGTCTCTAACAGGATCTCGAAACTATAGTCTGGTGGCTCTAGTCCATACAAAAATTCCAGTGATGTACCGATAACTCGTGTGCTATCTAGTCGAATCATTTCTCCATAACTTGCTTCAAGAAATAATCGCTTCGGCTGTCTACCATCATCCATGGAAAGACAAAGAATTTCAAGCATCAGAGCATCATCACTAAGATATCTATATTCGGCAAAAAAGCTAAGATCGAACAATTGTTCAACTGTCTGAATAAAATACTTCTTGTGATGTTTTTTTCGGTTTTATCTTCAGTATTGACTTCTAATAGGTAATCTTTTTCCAGAAGCTTCCAATGTTTTTTGTAACCCAACAGCTTGGTTATATCGCCTGTATCGATATCTACTTGTTTGCGACGAATCATCTCTATGGCTTCCACAAGCTTCCAATCATTTTTGTCACTATAGTTTTGGTAACCAAAATTTTCGTCACCAAACAAGTCGGCTATACCCTCTGGATCGATGTCTGCTTGTCTGCTAAGAATTTCTATGGCCATCTCTTCATCTGAAAGATTGTAAAACTTTGTATACATTTCGATACCGCAGTAGTATCTTATTTTTTCCAGAAACCAATCTTTAGTATTCATTGCATTTACCGACAGAAATTCCTCTAACACCAATGGTCTTCGTTATTTTTTTAGTAATTGAAGAAAACTTGATAATGTTCCCAACAATTTTCAAGTGTCAATCCTTTTTTATCTATAATTTTTTGTTTCTCATCTTCTGACAAGAAAACCATGAATTCATCAGGATAGCCATCCGAACATGATTCAAATTGATATCCTGTATCGGCAATCATTGGATTAATTTGTCCAGCTAAAATCCAAGGATCGTCTGGAGGGCCTTTTATGGCAAGACTACATGTTTTTTGATTTAAATTAAATTGAATTAAATTTTTCTCTATCTCTACAATGTTCTGAAATATAAATTTTCCACGAGAAATTCTAGATAAATTTACTAATGTGTCTAACAATATCTCAAAACTATAGTCTGGGGGTTCTTCTCCATCTAACATGTCATACCATATATCCAGACGAGGCAAGAGCCAAAAATGATCGCAAATGTCATCTATTTTATTAGCTAGATTTTGCTTCTCTTTTTCTGATAACAGAATGATATACAGATCATATCTCTCATCTCTCTCATATTTGCAATCAACATCATACCCACTTAATAATTCAAATTGATATCCGATTTCGGAAATTATAGGATTGATTTGCACAGCCAAACTTGAAGGTTCATAAGGAAGTCCATTGAGTGTAAGATTGTGGATTTTACCCTCTAAATCAAATTCAATACAGTTTGGATCTAACTCTACAATATTCTCAGGCACGAATTTACCACGAGAAATTTTAGATAGCTTTCCTAAGCTATCTAATAATGTATCGAAGGTATGCTCTGGTCTTTTGTTGCTGTTTTTATCAAGTAATGTATCTTGCTTTCCTGTTTTTTGTCGTCGTATTTTTTTCCACTCTTCAAGTGAGGGACAACAGAGAATTCGCTCCGTATCTACCTCTAACATTTCCCAATAATTTCCTTCCAGAAATAATGTCTCTGGAGAGCGATCACAGTCTATGCTGAGACCAATAATTTCTAGGATCAGAGCATCATCAGAAAGATGGTGATGTTTGGCAAAAAAACCGAGATCGCATAAGGTTCGAGCCGTCTGGAGAAAATGACTTTTTTTATATTCGACTTCCCCTGCGTCATCTCCCTTGTAGATGGGTAATAAGAAATCTTTCAATGTTGGCGAGATTCCAGTGCCTGAACCGCCGTTATTCAGCATGGGGTCTGGGTATCTATAACCTTGCATTTCTATCCGGAAATGATACGATTCCTTGCTAGGATATCCTGCCATTGATTTTTTTGTCAACTGCTTGAACTTTTACAAATCCTTAGTTGACATTTGGTAATATTGCGATTCCTCCAGAAAGCTTCGCTAACGCGGCAGCGATGGGTCGCATTATCGCGAAGCGACTGGGCAGAAGTATCGCCCCCAACCCACGCTCAATTAGATCGACTAGCGATCAATTGATTATTGTGTCAACTTAATAAACCTTTACAAATCCTTAACCTTGAGTAGAGTTACCGTAACTAGAGATACAACAAAATTGCAGAGGATGAGTGAATAATCATCATTCACGATTGAGGAGGATTGCCTGTGAATGCAGCCGAACAAGCAAAAAACTTTGAAGTCGCCAGCCAAATAGCTACCGTCATCAACCTGTTGAAGTCCCAGTTTCCGGATGCGCGGGTGGATATGAAGCCTTGGATGAACGATCCGTGTACCCAAGAACTCGTCGATCCTGACTCCATCGATCTGGGCTTCCATTTTCCTGGATTTAGTCGATCTTTCCAAAGTCGTTCCGTGCTGATCCAGATTCGCTTTCATCACGATCGCCTAGAAAACGCTTATCGGGCGATCGGCATTGAGGTAACTGGATACAGCCACAAAGGGCAACAATGGCGATTCTCCACCGTGGAGAATTGGCACTTTGAGGGCGAAACCCAACCCAATCCAGACACCGCAAGCAAATTGAAGCAGTTTTGCCGTCAAACCTTAGCACTGTTCAATCGCGGCGATCGCACAGCATAAAAACCCATCATCCTAGCAAGATGAAAGTTTGATTTCCTAAAATCCCAAAAATATCTTAATATTGTCTCAAGACTGGATTTGTCATTAGACAACTTGCTGATAACCACAACCATCTTAGGAGGACAAGTATAGTATGGCCCTCGTACCCATGCGACTTCTGCTCGATCACGCAGCCGAAAACAACTACGGTATCCCAGCATACAACGTAAACAACATGGAGCAAATCCTGGCCATCATGCAAGCTGCTGATGAAGCCGATAGCCCCGTAATTCTGCAAGCTTCTCGTGGTGCTAGAAAATATGCAGGTGAGAACTTCCTCCGTCACCTGATTCAAGCCGCAGTTGAAAGCTATCCCCATATTCCCATTGCTATGCACCAAGACCATGGGAATGCTCCTGATACTTGCTATACCGCTATGCGCTATGGTTTCACGAGCGTCATGATGGATGGTTCCTTAGAAGCTGATGCCAAAACTCCTGCCAGCTTTGAGTATAACGTTAACGTTACTGCTGAAGTTGTTAAAGTTGCTCACTCCATTGGGGTTAGTGTTGAAGGAGAACTCGGTTGCTTAGGTTCTCTGGAAACTGGACAAGGTGACAAAGAAGATGGTCATGGGTTTGAAGGAACGCTCTCTCACGATCAATTGTTAACTGATCCTGACGAAGCTGTTCAATTTGTAGAACAAACTCAAGTAGACGCTTTAGCTGTTGCGATTGGAACCAGCCATGGTGCTTACAAATTCACCCGCAAACCTACTGGTGAAATCCTAGCAATCAGCCGCATTGAAGAAATCCACAAGCGCCTGCCTAACACCCACTTGGTTATGCATGGATCTTCTTCTGTACCTGAAGATTTAATTGCCATCATCAACCAGTATGGTGGTAGCATCCCTGAAACCTACGGCGTACCCGTTGAAGAAATTCAGAAAGGAATCAAGAGCGGTGTGCGTAAAGTTAATATCGACACCGACAACCGGTTAGCCATTACCGCTGCTATCC from Roseofilum reptotaenium CS-1145 includes:
- the fba gene encoding class II fructose-bisphosphate aldolase (catalyzes the reversible aldol condensation of dihydroxyacetonephosphate and glyceraldehyde 3-phosphate in the Calvin cycle, glycolysis, and/or gluconeogenesis) encodes the protein MALVPMRLLLDHAAENNYGIPAYNVNNMEQILAIMQAADEADSPVILQASRGARKYAGENFLRHLIQAAVESYPHIPIAMHQDHGNAPDTCYTAMRYGFTSVMMDGSLEADAKTPASFEYNVNVTAEVVKVAHSIGVSVEGELGCLGSLETGQGDKEDGHGFEGTLSHDQLLTDPDEAVQFVEQTQVDALAVAIGTSHGAYKFTRKPTGEILAISRIEEIHKRLPNTHLVMHGSSSVPEDLIAIINQYGGSIPETYGVPVEEIQKGIKSGVRKVNIDTDNRLAITAAIREAASKDPSNFDPRHFMKPSIKYMKEVCLDRYQQFWTAGNASKIKQETLDVYAVKYGKGELNATTKQVAAV
- a CDS encoding AAA family ATPase, giving the protein MIRIDARELYHVLELTPPEQNILLVGKHGIGKSEMISHFYRDRQNLPVIPFFLGQMSDPGDLIGLLHKDEKTGRSVFLPPYWWPEPDRPVVLFLDELNRARPEILQAVQDLTLNKTLAGKALPPGSIVIAAVNGGEEYQLTELDPALVSRFNLYEFAPTVEDWLLWASDRNIDARVLTFIQQHPDYLDGDNPDADAAIATAGLVKTPDRRAWVKVANFVRNHPKLEDIHFKLIAGMVGTRASITFRQSLATQRGLSPEQLLLQFAKHSKQLKDLEIQDFASLNERVLLWLNAGHCPDNKAENARKNLLKYLQYLAKAKQQEAIAHFSSLVQGPKFSDAMGFVAESMDLIDFLSEYLEAIQV